The window CTAGCGCTCTCAAACTAGAAAAAGCGTTTAGGTGAAAAATTTCAAACGCTTTAAATGACCTTACTTTTTAGCAATTAAAGTGGCACGTTTGGGCGCTGGATACCCTTCGCAAGTTTTTGTTGGGTCGTTGGGATCTAAAAAGTCTGCTAGCGAATGATAAGTCATCCAATCGGTTTTGCGCTGCTCATCAATTGAAGTCACTGCCACATCGACGCAGCGGATTTCAGAAAATCCAGCCTTTGCAAGCCAACCCATAAGCGCAGACACCGACGGTAAAAAATACACATTATTCATTTGCGCATAACGGTCATGCGGTACCAACACGGTATTAGCATCACCGTCTATCACCAAGGTCTCCAGTACCAACTCACCCCCTTTTACCAGCTGCCCCTTAAGCTGTTGTAAGTGTTCAAAGGGTGATTGACGATGATACAGTACGCCCATACTAAATACCGTATCGAACAGTTGGCTATGTTCAGGTAAAGCCTCAAGTGGTACTGGAATATAATGGGTGCGGTAGTCATCAGCGGTTCCTATGAAGTGCCGAATCGCCATAAACTGATGATAGAACAAACATGACGGGTCAACGATTATCACACAATCCGCGCCTGCCCCTGCCATACGCCAACCGTGGTAGCCAGAACCGCCACCAACATCTAATACCCGTCGGCCTTTTAAGTTACCCAAATGCGGCGCCACTCGTTGCCACTTCCAGTCACTGCGCCATTCAGTATCAATTTCTATTGGCTCGCCTTCGCTACTACCAATCTGACTGCTTCCAATTTGAAAAGGTCCTTTGCGCCACGGCATCATTTGCTGCAATAAGGCAATGGTTTGCTTACGTTCAGAATCACTAAGCGTGGCTTCAATCGTCAGTGTGCCACTATCTAAAGCCACATTATCAACCGATATATTAGGTAAACGTGCTACGGCGGCTTGATAGGCAGGCGCATGGGCATAGTTACGCTTGTCTTTAATTTGATTCAACCATTCAGGCAATAGCGATAACCACTTATAAGCGCTCGGCTGCTGCTGAACTAGCGCTAATAAAGTTAGATACAGTTCGCGTTCGGCGTGAATAATAGTGTCATTGGTCATGAAAGCAATTACCGTGATTGTTGGGAAATAAAAATAGGATGAAAATAGGCTTTTTGAATAAGCAACGTTATTTAAAGGCCACAATAGAGACAAAGTTTAAAAACTGAAACCAGGTAAGATGACGCTCAAAGCCAACCTTGCTCAAACGCGCATGATGTTCATCTAAGGTATCGGTAATCAACACGTTCTCTAAAGCATTACGCTTACCGCTAATTTCCATCTCGGTATAACCATTGGCGCGCTTAAAGTCGTAATAGCGCTCAACCAACCAAGCATCAGATTGCTCATCAAAAGCATGGGTCTTTTCGGTCAATACCAAAATACCACCTTCACTTAATGCAGCATAAATTTTACTCAGTACTGCCACTCGATCTGCTGCCGGTAAAAACTGTAACGTTAAGTTCAAAATCACCATATCACAAGGTTCAAGCTCAATATCTCTGATATCAGCCGTGACAACTTCAATATCATGCTCGGGATAATTGTCACTGAGTACCGTACGTGCCTCGGTAGTCATTGCTGGTGAAATATCCACTGCTTTAATTTGTAAATCATGCGGCGCAAACTCGCCAGCCAGAGCCATACTTGCTCCACCAAGAGAACAGCCCAAATCATAAATACGGCTGACCCTTTGACCACTCTCACTTTGTTGGCGGTACTTACCATGTCGCCGTGCAAATATAGGCAGCATCGCTAGTACTTGACCATAGCCCGGTACGCTGCGCCGAATCATATCCGGAAAACAGGCAACGACTTGCTCATCGAAAGAGAAACGTGCGGCCTTATCCAGTGGCGTGGTAAACAAAGTGTCATGTTGAACAATATCGTGCTTAACAGTATCGTTCTGAATGGCAGCAGATGATGGCAATGAAGTGGAATGACTCATGAGATGGCTCGTCTTTTAATAGCGCGTTTTTTGATAGTAGTAAAACTGAGGTTAGCAATTATTTAATGGCTGACCTTTGTATTTTTGAAGTTATATGCTTAGCAAAAGCCTATTATAACATTACTGTTTGTTACTAATAGCCAGCTTCCTGACTGATAAGCTGAATACATCATATTAAAAACCAATCTATTTTTAATCGCTGATGTTTATAACCGTTCATATTTATAACAACAGGATAATTTTATGCAAAATATTATATTAGGTGGTGGCTGTTTTTGGTGCACCGAATCGGTATTTTTAGCTCTTAAAGGCGTAGAATCGGTAGTCTCAGGCTATATGGGCGGCGAAGCTCCTACTGCTAACTACCAAGCCGTATGTAACGGTGATACTGGGCACGTTGAAGTAATTAATATTACCTTTGATGAGTCTGTCTTACCGCTAGAAGTACTATTGGATGTTTTTTTTGGCACTCATGATCCTACTACCAAAGACCGTCAAGGTAACGATGTTGGTAGCCAATACCGCAGTGTGGTTTATTATACGGATGAAGATCAAAAGCCAACCGTTGATCGTACTATTAATAAACTACGTGATATGGGCGTTGACATCGTCACTGAAGTGCATCCAGCCGTTGAATTTTATGTTGCTGAAGACGATCATCAGGATTTCTTCAATAGAAACCCAGGACAAGCCTATTGCAACTTTGCGATTCCACCAAAACTTGCTAAACTTCGTAAAGAATTTAGTAAATATATGGTTGGCTAAAGCACAGATTGAGTCAAAAATTAATTATGAAAACTTAACTTTTACGCTTACATTTAGTAAAGAGCCAAGTGTTGATACGCTTGGCTCTTTTGTTTAGTTTGATGTTTGCGCTAAGCTCATATAGTGAAAGCCGTTAACGCTTAGTGGAGTTCATTATCAAAATTTTAATAAAGAATAGAATCAATAAAAATTACTACTAGTAAAAACTATCAACTGTAAAGGCCCTAACAATGAACCCTGAATTCTGGCAAGCACGGTGGCAAGACAAGCGGACTGGTTTTAATCAGCCTGAAGTGAATCCGTTACTAACTAAATATCTTACGGCTTTAAACTTGCCAAGCGGTAGCAGAGTATTTGTCCCCTTATGTGGTAAATCAATCGATATGATATGGCTAGCAAGCCAAGGTTATGACGTAGTTGGGGTCGAATTGGTTGAATCAGCCGTTCAAGCATTCTTTACTGAAAATGACATCTCGCCCAAGGTAACAGAGCATACTAATAGTCCAAACAACAAATGCTATCAAGGTCAGATTTTAGGTCAGACCATTGAGTTATGGGCTGCCGATCTCTTTGCATTAACGCCCGAAAACCTTGGTCAAATTGATGCGGTTTATGATAGAGCGGCATTGATTGCCTTACCAGCCGAAATGCGCCTAAAGTATAGCGAACAAGTGTGGCATCTGAGTAGAAATATTAGTGTTGACGTTAGTGGCAATGCACCGCAGATTTTGCTCACGCTTAATTACGATCAAAGTGAAAGGAACGGACCACCGTTTTCGATTAGTAGTGAGCAAGTCCAGCAATATTATGGCAGTCATTATAAAATCACTGAGCTTGAAGGCAAGCCGTCAATATTAAACGCAGCGCCAGAGCTGGCAGTGACTGAACATGTCTGGTTATTAAGTGAATAATTGATTGATTCAATAATAATGGAAAAATCTAATGAAAATTTTAGTTAGCCTCACAAGTTTAATCGCCTTTTTGCTGGTCGTATTAGCAGGTCCTCTTTATAAGTTTGATGTTATTGAATTAGGCACTGCATTTACAGGATTTAAGTTTGGGGTGTATGCCGGTATTGCAGCGCTTGTACTACTTGCACTGCAATTTCTATTAAGACGTAAAACGGTAACGCTGGGCAGTGCAATTATGGCGGTGGTATTTTCTGCAATTGCTATAGCAATGCCACTTAATATGATGAATAAAGCCAAAAGTGTACCGCCCATTCATGATATTTCAACCGATTTAGTCAACCCACCTGAGTTTGTGGCTATTGCCCCACTACGCGCTGATGCCCCGAATCCGGTAGCTTATGATGGCATCGAGACCGCAGAGCAACAACGTACCGCATATCCTGAGCTACAAACACTGACCTATCCGCAACCAAAAGCTGAGCTAGTAGGCGCTGTCGAACAGGCCGTCAAAAACTTAGGATGGGAATTGGTAAATACTGATTCCAATGAAGGTATCGTCGAGGCAACAGATACTACGATGTGGTTTGGTTTTAAAGACGACGTAGTGATACGTGTTAATGACCAAGGCAGTGAGCGTTTGGTCGATATTCGTAGTAAATCGCGTATTGGCGGTAGCGACTTAGGAAAAAATGCAGAACGCGTTCATGCCTTTATTAAAGAGTTGGATGCTGTGTTGGCTAAATAGTTGGTTTTGAAGAAAGTATAAATTATTAACTCCACTCTTTGTTTAGCGTTTTTAATAGACCTTTAATAACTAAACCCAGCTAAGCGGTCAATAGCAGTGTGTAATGCTTTGTCATTAAACATATTTAGCTTTCTTTTCCCCCATTTAGAACCTGCTGACCAGTCCGCTAACCCTCTCTTTATATCATCTAAATTTGGTTCATATTTTTCTTGCTGAATGAGCCAGTCAACTGTTGATAGTAACTCCATACCATAAGGCGACTCAAAGCCGTCAATTATTCGATTCACTGTATTTAAAGAATTCAGATAGTCTTTAGCTTCATATTCTAGATAGTCTTGCACTGTTTGCTTATACTGATAATTGAACCTAATAGAATTATCAAATGCTTGACTATCAGCAATACGTTTATTAGCTTGTAGATAATTTCCATCAAGACTATCAAGCAAATGTCTAAGATTGTCCGCATAAGGACCATAACGATTAGCTTGGTAGGTAAGTTTTAACGGATTATCTAATTTATCTATTAATACACTACGTTGTAGCATATATGCTAATTTTTGCACCTCAAGGTGGCTGCATTCCATACCAAGGATAAGATAGCGCCGAACCAATTCAAGTACTAGAGCTCTTGCAGGTGTTAGTTTTTTTGTGCCTACAGGTTTACGAACATTTTGGTAGTTAGTAGTTGGCTCATAAACAAGTATATTTATTTTTAAGTCGCCCATTGCCTTTTCTATTTTAGGCTTTACCTGTTGCCAATCCAATCCTCCATTACCAGCGCCTAACGGTGGTATAGCAATAGACTGTACATTGTTATCGATAATAAATTGGCGTAAATCTTGAAGCCCCTCTTCAATCCAATTCATTTGTGATTTGGCGCGCCAATGCTGCTTAGTTGGAAAGTTGATAATCCACTTCGCACCTAACAGTTCATCTGTGCTAGTAACAAACACTTTTCCTGTCTGTACCTTACCTGCCTGACATGCTTCAGCATATGCTTGCATGTTGTTCGGAAAACGATCTTTAAACATCAAAGCGATACCTTTCCCCATCACCCCTACGGTATTAACAGTATTTACCAACGCATCAACCTCAGCGTCTAATAAGTTGCCAGTAGTATAAGTAATCATGGTTGTTCTCCACTCACCTGTTACGGGTGTTATTATAACAATCTTTAACTATTTTAATGGTTTAAAAGTACCATTCGGACCGAGTAGCCACTCTGATACTAATATTATTCAAGTTCAAAATATTTTGAATATCATTGGTCACTTTGTCGCTATAACAAACAATATACTCAATTGAAGTTATTGGACAACTGTCATAAATTAGTGCTTCTGCTTGATAACGCTCCATCTTTTGCAAATCATTTATATCACGTTTAAAATCACGTTTTTGCAAAATACGCCAATCAACTTTGTCAAGGTTACTCAAATCTGAATGAAATGTCGCCAAAGCGCTATAAGCATGCATATCAGTGAATATAAAGTTGACTTGCCATTCTTGTAGCTTATGCAAACTACTGACTAAAATAATGATATCCTCATTTTTTTGATGCGGCATACCATTATAACCTGTGTATATATTATATAGCATGGGAGAAAACGGCGTAAAATAGAACGGCACATAATCATTAAGTGTACCACCATTACCGATAGGCACCTCTCTTGTATCACGCTTGTCAATTAATTCTTGATTGCCAATAGTTACCTAAGTTATGGACCTAGTAGTGCTATTTGCACATTGAATACCATGTTGCACTAGCCAAGCTAGATTATCACGATGCACAATACGCCAAACCAAAGCATTTTCTGGATTCAAGAATTCGTAAATCATAAGGCTTCATCCTCAAACACGTCTAACCAGCAAGACCAAGCTTTAAGGTTAAAATACATTATTTATTTTATTCTAATAATCATTAACCGCCCTATTCAGAGTCATATTTTACTAACGGTAGCTTTGATAACAGCCATGCTAGTTGATACAATAATTTCAAACAGTATAACAATCCCATGATAAACAATGCGACCTTTTAATATCATCAAACGACAGTAAATAATATTAGCTTTTTACCCAAATCCCTCCTAACCTCACACCGGCGTCAGCTTATAGTAACCAACTGCGTCTATACCTTTTCTTTATCATTAATATTGGTTACTCTAAACCAATCTCATCATATTGAATCTTTGATTTTATTTTCGGCCTTGCCACCACTTATGTTTATAGGATATTTTCATGCGTTTGACTCAGTTGACTACCTTTTCTCTGCTCAGTGCTGCGATTGGCTTAAGTCTAGCCAGCACTGCCCAAGCCGCCAGACCAGAAGCACCAAACTTATCCAATGCTGAGCTACAACAATGCTTAAGCACCCTCAAAAACAGCAGTCAATTTCGCGACGTATCCGATTCGACCTTTGAGCGCTATCGTCCAAGCGAGCCTGATCCTAGTGTAATCCAGTCATTGAATTATCAGCCTGAATTTCAAAAGGACGTTTGGGATTATCTATCAGCGTTAGTGGATAAAGAGCGGGTAGAAGATGGTATTCGTGCTAAGCGCCAATGGGCAGATACGCTGCGAGAAATTGAATCGCGCTATGGGGTCAAAGCCGAGCACGTACTAGGCGTGTGGGGCGTAGAGTCAAACTTTGGGCAGACGCTGGGTAAAAAACCATTATTTGAGTCATTAGCGACATTGTCATGTTTTGATCGACGTCAAAGCTACTTCCGCGGTGAGTATGCCAACGCGCTAAAAATTGTCCAAAACGGTGATATTAATCCCAGTGATATGACTGGCTCTTGGGCAGGCGCGTTTGGCCAGACGCAGTTTATGCCCGGTACTTTTTTGGACTTGGCTGTAGACTTTGATGGCGATGGCCGTCGCGACTTGGTCAATAGCGTGCCCGATGCGTTGGCCTCTACGGCAAACTTCTTAGCGAAGCGCGGTTACCGTTCAGGTGAGGCGTGGGGCTATGAGGTCCAACTCCCTAGCGGATATTGGGCAGTGTCCGATCGTAAAGATAAAAAGTCCATGAGTCACTGGCGCGATCAAGGCTTAACGCTTGCTAATGGTAGCCCACTCCCCTATGACCTCAGTAGCGCCGGACTGCTATTGCCAGCTGGTAAAGGTGGCCCTGCATTTTTAGTCGGTAAAAACTTCGATACTTTTTATTCCTATAACGCTTCAGAAAACTACGCATTGGCAATTGCTCATTTATCGGATTTGATTACTAAAGAGGACAGCAGCAAAACTGACTTTATAACAGCATGGCCAACCGATGACCCTGGTATCAGTCGCCAGCAAGCCAGAGATATTCAGCAAGCCTTATTAAATGCTGGCTATGATATTGGCGGCGTTGATGGCATTATCGGCGATAATACCCGCACGGCCATTCAGCAATATCAGACCAGCCGTAGCGTCTCCCCCGCTGATGGACGCGCAGGACAGAAATTTTATGGCTTAATCGTTGGCAGCTCTGCTCCCAGCAGCTCTCAGTATAGCAACCAGTATGGCAATCAATATGGTCAACCATCTAATAGCCAACCTTTGACTCCCGCATCTGCAGATCGCATGGGGCAACTGATTCAACAACAAACTACCTCGCCTAGCACTTACTCACCTCAATCGTCAGCTCAGCCAGCATCAGTTCAGCCATCAAGGTCTAGCAATAAACGCTATCGCCGCGTTATTGGTGCTGATGGGGTCGTGAACTTAGTACGTGTTGATGAAGGTTCTTAGTATAGGGTTCTTGATATTAGACAAATAAAAAACCACGTCAATTAGGCGTGGTTTTTTATTTTTATTAATGTATAAGAAATGAATTGGGATTTATAACCATTCAAGCCATTTAATTTAAAAGCAAATTAGACGAACGGCGGTGGATTGGGTTTGCCATTTTCGCCATCCCAGTTTTCGCGCGCTTTATCATCAAGATCTGCTGGCGTTTTTAGCTCCCACTTGCCATTTTCTTTCCAAGTCGCATCGCCCCAATCTTCTT of the Psychrobacter sp. LV10R520-6 genome contains:
- the tmpT gene encoding thiopurine S-methyltransferase, coding for MNPEFWQARWQDKRTGFNQPEVNPLLTKYLTALNLPSGSRVFVPLCGKSIDMIWLASQGYDVVGVELVESAVQAFFTENDISPKVTEHTNSPNNKCYQGQILGQTIELWAADLFALTPENLGQIDAVYDRAALIALPAEMRLKYSEQVWHLSRNISVDVSGNAPQILLTLNYDQSERNGPPFSISSEQVQQYYGSHYKITELEGKPSILNAAPELAVTEHVWLLSE
- a CDS encoding lytic murein transglycosylase, yielding MRLTQLTTFSLLSAAIGLSLASTAQAARPEAPNLSNAELQQCLSTLKNSSQFRDVSDSTFERYRPSEPDPSVIQSLNYQPEFQKDVWDYLSALVDKERVEDGIRAKRQWADTLREIESRYGVKAEHVLGVWGVESNFGQTLGKKPLFESLATLSCFDRRQSYFRGEYANALKIVQNGDINPSDMTGSWAGAFGQTQFMPGTFLDLAVDFDGDGRRDLVNSVPDALASTANFLAKRGYRSGEAWGYEVQLPSGYWAVSDRKDKKSMSHWRDQGLTLANGSPLPYDLSSAGLLLPAGKGGPAFLVGKNFDTFYSYNASENYALAIAHLSDLITKEDSSKTDFITAWPTDDPGISRQQARDIQQALLNAGYDIGGVDGIIGDNTRTAIQQYQTSRSVSPADGRAGQKFYGLIVGSSAPSSSQYSNQYGNQYGQPSNSQPLTPASADRMGQLIQQQTTSPSTYSPQSSAQPASVQPSRSSNKRYRRVIGADGVVNLVRVDEGS
- a CDS encoding DUF4433 domain-containing protein, yielding MGNQELIDKRDTREVPIGNGGTLNDYVPFYFTPFSPMLYNIYTGYNGMPHQKNEDIIILVSSLHKLQEWQVNFIFTDMHAYSALATFHSDLSNLDKVDWRILQKRDFKRDINDLQKMERYQAEALIYDSCPITSIEYIVCYSDKVTNDIQNILNLNNISIRVATRSEWYF
- a CDS encoding DUF1499 domain-containing protein, producing MKILVSLTSLIAFLLVVLAGPLYKFDVIELGTAFTGFKFGVYAGIAALVLLALQFLLRRKTVTLGSAIMAVVFSAIAIAMPLNMMNKAKSVPPIHDISTDLVNPPEFVAIAPLRADAPNPVAYDGIETAEQQRTAYPELQTLTYPQPKAELVGAVEQAVKNLGWELVNTDSNEGIVEATDTTMWFGFKDDVVIRVNDQGSERLVDIRSKSRIGGSDLGKNAERVHAFIKELDAVLAK
- the cmoB gene encoding tRNA 5-methoxyuridine(34)/uridine 5-oxyacetic acid(34) synthase CmoB — its product is MTNDTIIHAERELYLTLLALVQQQPSAYKWLSLLPEWLNQIKDKRNYAHAPAYQAAVARLPNISVDNVALDSGTLTIEATLSDSERKQTIALLQQMMPWRKGPFQIGSSQIGSSEGEPIEIDTEWRSDWKWQRVAPHLGNLKGRRVLDVGGGSGYHGWRMAGAGADCVIIVDPSCLFYHQFMAIRHFIGTADDYRTHYIPVPLEALPEHSQLFDTVFSMGVLYHRQSPFEHLQQLKGQLVKGGELVLETLVIDGDANTVLVPHDRYAQMNNVYFLPSVSALMGWLAKAGFSEIRCVDVAVTSIDEQRKTDWMTYHSLADFLDPNDPTKTCEGYPAPKRATLIAKK
- the cmoA gene encoding carboxy-S-adenosyl-L-methionine synthase CmoA; amino-acid sequence: MSHSTSLPSSAAIQNDTVKHDIVQHDTLFTTPLDKAARFSFDEQVVACFPDMIRRSVPGYGQVLAMLPIFARRHGKYRQQSESGQRVSRIYDLGCSLGGASMALAGEFAPHDLQIKAVDISPAMTTEARTVLSDNYPEHDIEVVTADIRDIELEPCDMVILNLTLQFLPAADRVAVLSKIYAALSEGGILVLTEKTHAFDEQSDAWLVERYYDFKRANGYTEMEISGKRNALENVLITDTLDEHHARLSKVGFERHLTWFQFLNFVSIVAFK
- the msrA gene encoding peptide-methionine (S)-S-oxide reductase MsrA, whose translation is MQNIILGGGCFWCTESVFLALKGVESVVSGYMGGEAPTANYQAVCNGDTGHVEVINITFDESVLPLEVLLDVFFGTHDPTTKDRQGNDVGSQYRSVVYYTDEDQKPTVDRTINKLRDMGVDIVTEVHPAVEFYVAEDDHQDFFNRNPGQAYCNFAIPPKLAKLRKEFSKYMVG
- a CDS encoding macro domain-containing protein encodes the protein MITYTTGNLLDAEVDALVNTVNTVGVMGKGIALMFKDRFPNNMQAYAEACQAGKVQTGKVFVTSTDELLGAKWIINFPTKQHWRAKSQMNWIEEGLQDLRQFIIDNNVQSIAIPPLGAGNGGLDWQQVKPKIEKAMGDLKINILVYEPTTNYQNVRKPVGTKKLTPARALVLELVRRYLILGMECSHLEVQKLAYMLQRSVLIDKLDNPLKLTYQANRYGPYADNLRHLLDSLDGNYLQANKRIADSQAFDNSIRFNYQYKQTVQDYLEYEAKDYLNSLNTVNRIIDGFESPYGMELLSTVDWLIQQEKYEPNLDDIKRGLADWSAGSKWGKRKLNMFNDKALHTAIDRLAGFSY